The sequence GAATAGTGTTCTTCTCGTAGCTCGGGATGGCCCGCAGGAAAGACGTCATCCAACTGATCTTGTGAAAGCTGGGGTACGGGCCAACCAGCAATGGCGCGTCTTTGGTCAACATCCACCGGATGCCCTTGCTTACATTGGCCCAAGAATTCCACACCTCCGCATTGGACGCCGAAATCTGGCCGCCATTGCCTAGACTGGTTTCCATCGCGGCATGCCTGTTACGCTCGAACAGGGTCACATCAAACCCACGTTTAAGTAACTGATAGGCCGTGGTAACGCCGGTCACTCCGGCCCCAATCACAGCGACAGTTCCTGGTCTTGCAA comes from Yoonia sp. GPGPB17 and encodes:
- a CDS encoding FAD-dependent oxidoreductase produces the protein MIARPGTVAVIGAGVTGVTTAYQLLKRGFDVTLFERNRHAAMETSLGNGGQISASNAEVWNSWANVSKGIRWMLTKDAPLLVGPYPSFHKISWMTSFLRAIPSYEKNTIRTVELALAARDALLGMAADEGIDFNLEKRGILHFYETKAEFEAAARVSELLAKGGLTRLPVTTEEISAIEPTLKGVGYA